The genomic stretch ATACATGCGGTTCCACGAAGATATTCAAAGAACAAGTCGACAATTGGCCATTGCCTCACTACTACATTAACTAAAAAAACCTACAACACTCATCCGAACTTTATGATATGTACAGcctagtattattattattcttagaTAGACTACAATCCTACTGCTAGCTGTTaaaactataaatataatactttcgTTTAATTCAGCCCAACAGGTTAGATTTTCACTTCGTCTAGTCTCCCAATAAgaaagctaatatattaagaGAGGGCTTGAAAGTTGAAATATAAGCTTTGTATCATTGACTAGAATATAGGACACCTAGGTAGTACCAGATTTGGTCTCCCTACCTATCCCTTTTATGATACAGCATAAGCGAGGTTGTAATACTCTCCCTGCATATGATTAGCTAAATATAGCTATTGACCTGAAAGAAAGTAGTAGAAAACAGAATGAATAAAAAAGGCAGAGTAGACATTTACTAGAGTtagaagaggcagaaagaAATGTATAAAGTCGACCATCTCTCCCAGCATTAATCGAAAATtaatcctcttcttccacagcaTCCATTACTGCACTATTCTACATTCATTAACAACTTGTTGTAGCATTGACTCTTCTAACACCGTTAAAATGCAGTTCTCTATCGTTGCCATCTTTGCTACCggtgcttttgctgctaTTTGCCCTACTGGTCTTTACTCCAACCCTTTGTGCTGTGGTAGTGGTATACTTGGCGTTGTTTTTCTTGACTGCGAGGCTCGTAAGGACTTTTCTTTCTAAGGTTCATGAGACTTTATTTTCTTACTAATCTGAATAGCCAAAGCGCAAGTTTCTGATAGCATGTCCTTCCAGAATGCCTGTGCTGCTGTAGGGTTACAGCCTCtttgctgcgctgctccTACTGTAAGTATACCAAAGTCGATTTCTGACATTAGTCTCGGAGGTCTATGCTAATAGATTTATACATAAACACAGGCCGACCAGGGTATTATTTGTCAAATGCCTGCCGGAACTATTTGAAACAAGTTGGTACAGAGGTGATTGTTTTACAAATTTTGTATAGGGTTTAACCTACAATAGTAGTATAGTAAGTTTAGACGACCAGTTTAGAGTTAGTATGTAATCAGTAAAGCATAAGCACACCAAAAGCTTTATCTATAATAACGaaatttatttattcatTTTAAATAGATATATTTCAGCCTAGCCATAAGCCCTGGCAAGTGTTCAACCATGGTGTCTGATAAAAATATAGCGGTGTGTACAGGCTTAACCAAGGATTAAAGTTATATCTTATGTGCTTCTCTTTGTACGAATGTTCCAAATACAAGTCTTTAAAATCTTCTTAAAGCAGCTACTTGATTTCCAAATGGTCTCCTGGGGTCGTACACCGGCTCCCGTATATCGGCATTCTAGCTCTCGTTGGGTGTATTGCATGTATAGCCGCGTCTGTAGCTTCAAACGGCCAGCCAATTGGCCTGTTTCCCCGATTGTATATATGGCGCTGCTCACGACGGCTCTAAACATCCTTGCACTAGTGGCGGTTGGCGAGGGCGTCAAGATGGCTTGGTGGAATGCTGCAATTCGTGGCACTACGGTGTTTAGTCTCCATGACAATTGGGCGATGCCCCATCGTAgcttcaacatcatctcGCTAGCAAAGCTTGCTGTGACGCTTATCGCAATCGATCAGCCGCTTATTCAACGAGCGTCATCCGTCGTCTCTCAGCATCCGAGCCTAGCAGTCTCTGTAATTGCTCCAATAGCACAAGAGATCCCATTTGGCTACACAGATTAGTACGGGTCAGTCGCGGACCAAGAATCTACCAGCATGAGCTTCCCGGTGCTCCAGGCATTTAATCCATATAATTAAAAGAGTACAGTCACTAATATCTTTACCGGGTGCGctgatacatgtacaagtgTCGTGCAGGCAGGCGGATTTGTGGCCAATTGCTCGACTTCCgattttttaataaacccTGGCTCAATCATACCAACAGCCACCCCCAATGACAAGACACTGTTGCCAATCAATGCCTCATGGGACGTACCTTTTGCTTCTCAGAGTAACACGCCAAGTATAACATCCCTGGTGTTTTATAGCCACGAATACAGGTAAGTGCAGTAACACAACATTGACCATGAAATCCTGCCAGCTGCGTTCTTCAACTCTCACGTATCCCATCCAAATACAAGGCAATAACCTCGCCTTCACAGAAACACTTGACAAACTCACAGACGTATCCATACAACCGCCCGCACTAAGCTGCAGCTCGATAGCCAATAGTAGCAGGCTATTTGTAGGTTAGACTGCAGCCGGCTTCGGTCTTGCAGCACAGCAACTATTCAGCTCTAAAGCATACTATGCTTTCATTTTGGGGCCCTATGATGGGATACATTTGTTCCTACCGGGTATCACAATAAAAGTGTTTCGGATGAAGCTTAACAACCAATTAGCCTAATAGCCCACTGCCTTCGAAAGCTTAGCCCATAATGTGCCGTCCACTCCCTCTTGTTGTCGGGCATTAATACCGAAGCTGCATATTAGCCTTGATGGAGTAGAGTAGTTTCGGTACATGGGATTTACATATGCGCGACTCCAATTGGGGCGGATCAAGCATGTAAATAGCCACCGCTCCGCTAATTTGGAGCAAAGCGTTCAATGCCGTATAGCCAAGTATTCTGTCTGTTTCTATTATCGCATTGAAGTCATATAAACAAGATgtaattaatttttaggAGCCTTATGGTGGCTAAATAGAGGCGGGGAGGAGTTTTGCGAAATATAAATTGTCCGCATGGACCACGCCTGGATCTGATGGATTCCGTCACGCTACAGAATATTGTAGATAAATATTATATCCTCGAAAACTGGCTATAGCCACATAAACGATGAAGCCTCATACTATCCTCGCCGCTTTGTTCAGCTTTGCAGCAAGAACTCTCGCGGCTAGTAGAACCACTCCGCCCGCCGGTGCACTTGTGGTTGGTTCTGGAAACTATGCAACGATTCAAGCGGCTGTAAATGCCCTGAAGTCGACATCTCAAGAACAAATCATTTTCATCAACCCTGGCACTTACAACGAGCAAGTCACAGTTAATAAGCTCGCCGGACCGCTTACCATATATGGTTATACTCAAAACACGGCGTTGTACTCTTCGAATGTCGTTACAATTACCTCGGCTCACAGTTTAGCAAATGAGCCTAGCGATGATGCAACGGGCACACTAAGAGTCGAGACAACCAATTTCAAGCTATACAACGTGAATGTTGTCAATTCATATGGCAGTGGATCTCAAGCTCTTGCATTGAGCGCCAATAATGGGAATCAGGGCTACTATGCCTGTTCTTTCAAGGGCTTTCAAGATACTGTGCTTGCAGAAACGGGCGCCCAACTCTTTTCAGCTTGCTACATCGAAGGCGCCACCGATTTCATCTTTGGTCAATCGGCCACTGCCTGGTTTGAGAAGTGCTCGATTGGAGTACTTCCTGCATCTATTGGATATGTCACTGCATCTGGGCGTTCATCCAACACGTCTAGTTATTATGTGTTCAATCAAGCCACCATCGCAGCCGCTCCTGGTAAGACCGTCACAAGCGGAGCATATTATTTAGGGAGACCGTGGGGAGATTATGCAAGAGTCGCTTTCCAGTCTTCTTCATTGAGCAGTGTTATCAATTCCGCCGGATGGCATATTTGGAACACTGGAGACGAGCGGACAGATCATGTCTCTCTGGGGGGAATACGGGAACTCGGGAGCTGGAGCATCAGGCACTAGGGCGTCATTTGCTTCGAAACTGAGCAGCCCATTGGCCATTGGAAGCATATTAGGTGGTAGTTATGCTTCACAGTACTACGTAGATACGTCGTACCTGTGAATTAGCCAGCAATTGAACAGGCTCTAAACTCTTCTTCATTAGTTAGTTAGCTGCCTTCGTTTGTGATTGTTTTGTAATTGGCGCGCAAAAATTATAGATTGAATGAATGAGACAGCACCTTTTGCCTAAACTCATAACGCCTGAATTGAGAGCACtggtattttataattaatagcATGTGCTATTACGAGATTGGTGCGCCTTTTGCGGCCAGGGTTGCATAGTACAAATGTGTTTCAGCCCCGATGACCATTCTACCATCGCCCGCAAATTGAAAGTTTGCAGACGCCTCACCGAGGAATATTTTGCCCAGCAAAGTCCCCGAAGGATTCCACACGTGTATTCCATCGCCGACGCCGGCATACACATTGCCCTTGGAGTCGCAGTGTACTCCTAGAGACAGCGAGGTTAGTTGAGCACTAGACAACCGAAAGAAGGTTAATTTTTACCGTCTACAAAACCGACTGCAGCATATGCAAACATTTTTCGGTGCTCAAAAGTTCCATCTCTTGCGACCGTGTAACGATATCTGTGAAAAGTGTTCAACTATTGTCAGCTTCGTTCCAATGTAAGGCTTAATAGCGTAATGGCGTAAGACATACATTGTCGAGGCGCCCGTGTTATCAAAGCCATAAAATGCTTTAGATGCGCCAGTATCCGTTACATATGCGTATCGACCGTCCTGAGAAAATGTGATGCCTATTTTCTGGTCAATAAGAGGTCGACAGAGAGGCAAACTGGATACGGCTCACCATTACAGCGCACAAACTCATCTGCTACAACAGTAACGGCTCCAGTAGCTGGATCTAATCGATATACTTGATTCGGGAGACCAGGTTTTGGCCGAAAGTCTTGAAGGTAGCCATAAACCGTATCCGTGAAGTAGATATGTTTGTTTCTGTAATTAACAGAAACGTCGTTGAGAGAGTTGAATTGGCGACCAAAATAGTTGTTGACGAGAACTTGGTTGGAAGGCATCCCGTtagaataaaattaataataagttgCTACTGAGCTACTTACTAGAAGTGTTGTATGGCTCCCTCGGATTGGCTATAAAGAGCGTGGGCGGCACATCTGGACCCATCCCCTCTCCGGTGAACAGGATAGCGCCATTGTAATTTGTTCCCCCTAATATGAATGAGAAGATGCTTTAGAAGGGGGGGATAGTTGAGTTTCAAGATTACCATTAGGGTTTATAACAGGAGGCTCGGTGGGAACAGTGTGAACTTGAACTTTGCCAATGGCATTTCGCTCATTCGATACTGCCATGGCTTCAATCAGGGAGATCTTCGAAATCATGCTGGATTTTTTTAGCCCAGTTCCAGCGGACGGAGGTCCAGCACTCTGTGCAATAAAAACCTCGTCCGTGGGGGGATACCTGACAGCATCGTAAGAAATGGTGACTCTGTAATTAAGAACCTGGCATCCATCTTACCAAACTACAGCTTCATGGAACAGAGGATCCGTGCCTGCGTCAGCGATGAGCGTGAGAGTTGGACTTCGGCCCAAAATTTTAAGGAAGTCCGGGTGATACACATGAAATGGCCGTTCCTTTAAGCTCTCTAACGTAGAGCCCGGCGGAATAAATAGCTGCcaataaattaataaatgAGGTAGATACACGGGAATCCAGTACTTGCGGTTGTGATGTTAGCGATATTCTCGGGAGGAACCGCTGGCAGGGCTGCGAATGTCGACGGAGGTATGGATTGAACTTGGGGTGGGAGCCCTGTCAATACCTGAGGAACATTTCCACCTTTATATGTCACAATTACGTCCTGGATGTCAAAGAAGATGTTCTTTATTGTATCAGGCGATGTCGCGACACCAATTgcaaaggctgcagcagccgccgaaAGGATCCATGGCGCAGCTGATCTTGGTGTGGTCTCTTGAGGCATGTTGCTCAGATATTGAGGTCATTTGAGCCTAATTGAAGGCCAAGCATTTAAAAGCACAGATACTGAGATTGAGCGAGCCAAGGTTATCCTATTGCTTGAGTGAGGGGGTGCTTATCCAAAGAGTTTGTTTTAGTGTGAGATTCGCGAAATGATGGAGCCAATCACAATAGCTTAAATGCTGATAAAGGACGCA from Trichoderma atroviride chromosome 3, complete sequence encodes the following:
- a CDS encoding uncharacterized protein (CAZy:CE8~SECRETED:SignalP(1-19)) is translated as MKPHTILAALFSFAARTLAASRTTPPAGALVVGSGNYATIQAAVNALKSTSQEQIIFINPGTYNEQVTVNKLAGPLTIYGYTQNTALYSSNVVTITSAHSLANEPSDDATGTLRVETTNFKLYNVNVVNSYGSGSQALALSANNGNQGYYACSFKGFQDTVLAETGAQLFSACYIEGATDFIFGQSATAWFEKCSIGVLPASIGYVTASGRSSNTSSYYVFNQATIAAAPGKTVTSGAYYLGRPWGDYARVAFQSSSLSSVINSAGWHIWNTGDERTDHVSLGGIRELGSWSIRH
- a CDS encoding uncharacterized protein (EggNog:ENOG41~SECRETED:SignalP(1-15)), which produces MQFSIVAIFATGAFAAICPTGLYSNPLCCGSGILGVVFLDCEAPKAQVSDSMSFQNACAAVGLQPLCCAAPTADQGIICQMPAGTI
- a CDS encoding uncharacterized protein (SECRETED:SignalP(1-28)), whose amino-acid sequence is MPQETTPRSAAPWILSAAAAAFAIGVATSPDTIKNIFFDIQDVIVTYKGGNVPQVLTGLPPQVQSIPPSTFAALPAVPPENIANITTLFIPPGSTLESLKERPFHVYHPDFLKILGRSPTLTLIADAGTDPLFHEAVVWYPPTDEVFIAQSAGPPSAGTGLKKSSMISKISLIEAMAVSNERNAIGKVQVHTVPTEPPVINPNGGTNYNGAILFTGEGMGPDVPPTLFIANPREPYNTSILVNNYFGRQFNSLNDVSVNYRNKHIYFTDTVYGYLQDFRPKPGLPNQVYRLDPATGAVTVVADEFVRCNGITFSQDGRYAYVTDTGASKAFYGFDNTGASTIYRYTVARDGTFEHRKMFAYAAVGFVDGVHCDSKGNVYAGVGDGIHVWNPSGTLLGKIFLGEASANFQFAGDGRMVIGAETHLYYATLAAKGAPIS